Genomic segment of Umezawaea sp. Da 62-37:
GACCGTGGCGTCGGCGGAAGCCTCGAACACGCGCACCGGCCGCACGACCACCGTCGCATCGGCGGCGGCCGGAACCGGCTCGGCGGACACGTCCACCGGCCGCACGTCCACCGGCTTCACGACCACGGTCGCGTCGGCACTCTCCACGACACCCTGACCAGCGTCGATCCCGCCTGCGGAACCGTCCGCACCAGCCGCCGAATCCCCCGACACCGCACCCGCGGCGTCCACCGGCTCCTCAGCGACCAAAACCCGCCCCCGTCACATCCCCGCGACCAACAGCCCCGACACCGTACGTCCCCGGTCGCCCGAGTGGTGCGGACACGCCCTTGCAATCGGTTCAGCCGACGCTTTCGGCGTCCGACACCCACGTGTTGCACGCGCTGGTCTGGTTGGTCGTGAAGCCGCGGTTGACCCAGGCGGCGTTGCGCTCGGGGGCCCCGTGGTCGCGGTTGGGGTATATCGGGTAGTCACCCCTGGTGCTCGCGTCCCGCAGCGCCACGTCGATCACGTCGCCGGGGATGGCGCCGTGCGAGAGGGGTGCGAGGGACATGCCGCCGAAGCAGGTGGCCTGGAGCTCCTTGCGCCGGTTGAGGTCGAGGCCCGCCGGGGTGTCCCAGCCGCCCTTGTCGTACTGGGCCTCCCCGGAGGCGCGCAGGACGCCGGACAGCCACTGGATGTGGTGGCCGTACTCGTGGGCGAGCTGCCCGAGGTACTTGCCGGGGTGGTTCGGGTTGTTCGTGCCCTGCTCACCGGCGTAGTAGTTCGCGGTCCAGTAGATCGTCCCGTCGCAGTACATGGCGGTCCGGTCCGGGCCCATCGAGCCGCACGGGTTGGTGATCGTCGTGGTGACGATGACCAGCTCGACCGGCTGGTAGGGCAGGTTGGTCTTGGTGAACGACGGCTTCCACATCGCCTCGACGCACGGCAGCGCGGCCCGCAGGAAGACCTCCTGGCCCGAGGGCGAGTAGTCCATGCCGGGCAGCGGGCAGCCGTCGATGTCGAACGCGCCGAGGCCCGCGTTGTGGATCGGGTTGTCACCGAGCTTGATGACCGCCTTCGGCCCGGCGGACTTGGACGAGGTGGCCGACGGGGCGGAACGGCTGGTGGAGGCGCGCGGGCTGGTCGTCGTCGCGGCGGTGGTCGTGGTCGTCGTGGGGGCGGTGTAGCTGTAGGTCGAGTAGCCGGAGTAGCCCGAGTCGCTGGCCCGCTTCGGCGTGCCGGTGGCCGCGACGACCCCGATGATCGCGATCCCGAGGATGGCCACCGCGAACAGGACGCCCGCGACGAGCGGGCCGTTGTTCCTGCGGGGCGGGGGGTAGGCGCCGTACTGGGGAGGACCCCACTGCTGCGGCGGGGGGAACGGCTGCTGCTGTCGCTGCGGGTAGAAGGGCTGCTGTTGACCCCAGGGGGCGGCGACCGGCGGAGGCATGACCGGGCGGGGCGGCGGCATCGGCGGCATCCCCCGCGGGGGCTGCGGCTGGTTGTGCCACGGCGGGGGCGGCGGCCCCTGGCCCGCGACCGGCTGCTGGGGGTGCAATGGCGCAGGCACGGGCGGAGGCCCGACCGGTCGCGGTGGCGGCCAGCCACCCGGCGGTGGTGGTTGCGTCATTGGTCGAGTTTCCCCCGTTATCGCTTCTACCCGAATCAGCACAAGAGCATAGGCGGACTCCGCTATTGTCCGCGGCCGTGTTGAAAAACTGGGGAATGGCGATCATGGGCGCGATCGCGCTGTGCGGTTTTGCGGGACCGGCGTTCGCCCAGCCCAGCCAGCAGCCGCTCCCCGGTGCCGTGGGCACCGATGTGCGGCTCAAGTTGGAACGCGACGGCAAGGTGACCGTCACCGAGGTGGTGACCGTGCCCGAGGGCAGGTCGGTCCACCGTTCCGTGCCCCTGCGGATCGCCGTCGGCGACAACCGCGACCGGGTGTTCGAGATCAATGACGCCTCCGTCGAGGGCTCGGGCTCGGCGTCCGCGAACGCCGAGGAGTTCACCGTCTCGTTGAACTCCGGCACCTCCACTGTGCACTACGTGCTGACGGGCGCGGTCGCTCAAATCGGCGATGCTTTGGAGTTGCGCTGGCAACCGGCGAGCGGCTGGGACACCACCCTCGACTCGGTCTCCATCTCGGTCATCTCACCCGACGCACCCCGTTCGGTGACCTGCCTGGCGGGTCCTCCTGGCACTTCTTCGCCATGCACGACGTCCGAACTCGGCGACGGCCGCGGCGTGCGCGCGAAGGAGATCTCGCTGGCCGCGGGCGACCGGGTCGACATCGCGATCGGCCTCCAGGACGGCGCCGCGCCCGCGAACGCCGTGGTCGTGGAGAGCGGCGGACTGGCCGCCGCGTTCGCGCTCACCCCGGCCAGCGCGCTCGGCCTCGCGATCCTGGTGGTCGCGCTGGTCGGCGGGTTCACGCTGCTCTGGTTCCTGCGCGGCCGCG
This window contains:
- a CDS encoding neutral zinc metallopeptidase, which encodes MPAPLHPQQPVAGQGPPPPPWHNQPQPPRGMPPMPPPRPVMPPPVAAPWGQQQPFYPQRQQQPFPPPQQWGPPQYGAYPPPRRNNGPLVAGVLFAVAILGIAIIGVVAATGTPKRASDSGYSGYSTYSYTAPTTTTTTAATTTSPRASTSRSAPSATSSKSAGPKAVIKLGDNPIHNAGLGAFDIDGCPLPGMDYSPSGQEVFLRAALPCVEAMWKPSFTKTNLPYQPVELVIVTTTITNPCGSMGPDRTAMYCDGTIYWTANYYAGEQGTNNPNHPGKYLGQLAHEYGHHIQWLSGVLRASGEAQYDKGGWDTPAGLDLNRRKELQATCFGGMSLAPLSHGAIPGDVIDVALRDASTRGDYPIYPNRDHGAPERNAAWVNRGFTTNQTSACNTWVSDAESVG